In Primulina eburnea isolate SZY01 chromosome 3, ASM2296580v1, whole genome shotgun sequence, one DNA window encodes the following:
- the LOC140825941 gene encoding zinc finger BED domain-containing protein DAYSLEEPER-like, translated as MNLLEMEAEDPKPVMNNELVPIDAIDTIDTEHVDDEMQLDILDTQPLETEMPPIDPVAQPTKRRKKKSIVWEHFTIETVGPGCRRACCKQCKQSFAYSTGSKVAGTSHLKRHIAKGTCPVVLRNQEKNQLVPFSAPSKMGTLSNTPKRRYRTASVPYVAFDADQCRHEIAKMIIMHDYPLHIVEHPGFVSFVQNLQPRFDMVSFNTVQGDCVATYLREKQSIQKMIMGIPGRICLTLDMWSSCRTTGYVFVTGQFFDGDWKMHHKLLNVIMEPYPDSDTAFSHSVAACLSDWSMDGKLFSVTINQPLSEPAIDNLRALLSVKNPLMLNGQLLLENCLARSLSNIVRDALYSAKGIVDKVRDSVKYVKTSESLEEKFLDLKQKLQVPSSKNLVLDDQTKWNTTYEMLLAASELREIFSCLDTSDPDYKDAPTMEDWKQIETFCTYLKPLFDIANLLTTATTLTTNTFFHEAWKIQLELARAAASEDPFISSLTKSMLDNFDKYWKSCCFILAIAVVMDPRFKMKLVEFSFSKIYGEEVDSYVKVVNEGIHELFMEYVALPLPLTPAYAEESANGTTVKLEEAQETGVANNGLAGLADFDMYMMETNSQQSKSELDQYLEESLLPRVHIFDVMGWWKLNRTKYPTLSKMARDILSIPVCTVPSSSVFDMVPREMDSYRCSLRPETVEALICAKNWLQPEKVETPIPAVKLEVPI; from the coding sequence ATGAATCTCCTCGAGATGGAGGCTGAGGACCCTAAACCAGTCATGAATAATGAATTAGTTCCCATTGACGCCATTGACACCATAGACACAGAACATGTCGACGATGAAATGCAACTTGACATCTTAGATACACAACCCCTCGAGACTGAGATGCCACCCATTGATCCTGTGGCACAACCCACCAAGCGTAGGAAAAAGAAGTCGATAGTGTGGGAACATTTCACTATAGAAACAGTTGGTCCTGGATGCCGAAGGGCCTGCTGTAAACAATGTAAACAGTCATTTGCCTACAGCACTGGCTCAAAAGTAGCTGGAACGAGTCATCTGAAGCGGCATATTGCGAAAGGAACATGCCCTGTTGTTCTGCGTAATCAGGAGAAAAATCAGTTAGTCCCATTCAGTGCACCGTCCAAGATGGGCACGTTATCAAATACACCTAAACGCCGCTACCGAACTGCCAGTGTGCCTTACGTTGCTTTTGATGCAGACCAGTGCCGACATGAGATTGCTAAGATGATAATCATGCACGATTACCCGCTTCACATAGTTGAGCACCCCGGTTTTGTGTCATTTGTCCAGAATTTACAGCCTCGATTTGATATGGTCAGCTTCAACACTGTACAAGGGGATTGTGTGGCAACTTATTTGAGGGAAAAACAGAGTATTCAGAAGATGATTATGGGTATCCCAGGACGTATCTGTCTTACGCTAGATATGTGGTCATCATGTCGAACTACTGGCTACGTATTTGTAACTGGGCAGTTCTTTGATGGTGACTGGAAAATGCACCATAAACTTCTTAATGTTATAATGGAACCGTATCCAGATTCAGATACAGCTTTCAGCCATTCTGTTGCTGCATGCCTCTCTGATTGGAGTATGGATGGCAAGTTATTTTCAGTTACGATCAACCAACCGTTGAGTGAACCGGCCATTGATAATCTTAGAGCCCTTCTCTCTGTAAAGAACCCTTTGATGCTTAACGGTcaattgttgcttgaaaattgCCTAGCTCGATCTTTGAGTAACATTGTACGAGATGCATTGTATTCTGCGAAGGGCATTGTTGACAAAGTTAGAGACAGTGTCAAGTACGTGAAAACTTCCGAATCGCTCGAGGAAAAGTTTCTGGATCTAAAACAGAAACTTCAAGTGCCTAGCTCTAAAAATCTTGTTCTTGATGACCAAACTAAGTGGAACACAACTTATGAAATGTTGTTGGCTGCATCAGAATTGAGGGAAATCTTCTCTTGCTTGGATACTTCGGATCCGGACTACAAGGATGCCCCAACTATGGAAGATTGGAAACAGATCGAGACTTTCTGTACTTATTTGAAGCCGCTTTTTGACATAGCCAATCTTCTGACCACAGCAACTACTCTGACAACAAATACATTTTTCCATGAGGCGTGGAAGATTCAGTTGGAGTTAGCTCGAGCGGCGGCCAGTGAAGATCCGTTTATTAGTTCCTTGACTAAGTCGATGCTAGATAATTTCGACAAATACTGGAAGAGTTGCTGTTTTATTCTTGCTATTGCTGTCGTTATGGATCCTCGGTTTAAAATGAAGCTTGTTGAATTTAGTTTCTCGAAAATATACGGGGAAGAAGTGGACTCTTACGTGAAGGTTGTCAACGAAGGAATCCACGAGCTCTTTATGGAATATGTAGCTCTTCCTCTACCTTTAACTCCAGCTTACGCCGAAGAATCAGCAAACGGGACGACAGTAAAACTCGAGGAAGCACAAGAAACCGGGGTTGCTAACAACGGTCTTGCTGGGCTGGCAGATTTTGACATGTACATGATGGAAACCAACAGCcagcaatcaaaatcagaactAGATCAGTATCTTGAGGAATCCCTTTTGCCGCGGGTGCATATATTCGATGTGATGGGGTGGTGGAAGCTAAACAGAACGAAGTATCCAACCCTGTCAAAGATGGCTCGTGATATATTATCGATCCCAGTTTGTACTGTTCCCTCAAGCTCTGTATTTGATATGGTGCCGAGGGAAATGGATAGTTACAGGTGCTCGTTGCGACCTGAAACGGTGGAAGCTCTTATATGCGCAAAGAATTGGCTTCAGCCGGAGAAGGTTGAAACTCCTATTCCTGCTGTGAAATTGGAAGTTCCGATCTAA